The Tachyglossus aculeatus isolate mTacAcu1 unplaced genomic scaffold, mTacAcu1.pri scaffold_125_arrow_ctg1, whole genome shotgun sequence genome window below encodes:
- the LOC119922820 gene encoding LOW QUALITY PROTEIN: olfactory receptor class A-like protein 1 (The sequence of the model RefSeq protein was modified relative to this genomic sequence to represent the inferred CDS: inserted 1 base in 1 codon), translated as MVVPVRNLPRGKTKRSIDVPALPLLHREHYPLDGRPQRGPEHLQALSLPWTYRLSFWHLENLCWHRIFQKCPIDVIPALPLLHREHCLLDGRPQRGPERDPPPSRQPRDPTPRSHLNSLSPKITPQEVFSNSIGKFWQMDITFGIVILTQVGIGFSANGFVFLFYIHIICAKTQLSSSDSILVHLTLANTIVLLTGGVLNPLEVWSLGNFLDDMGCKMVMYFYRVARGLSICSTCLLRVYQAVTISPRTHRWDRLKAKLPNFVLFSCLILWIFNPLFDFGEXMNMRGPWNGSNVRIMLDFKYCTEVPVSVTTKLINAVVVSTWDLLFMGFMSVASCFTVSILHRIHRQVRHLHGPRRPPKVMPEVRAAKWVLVLVVLYVLLYGRQTIMFSVLLNRKENSPWLMNSHVAFSLTFSAVSPFLMISSDRRIRTLWKRESPLSNKAP; from the exons gtCCGGAGCACCTCCAGGCCTTGTCTCTTCCCTGGACTTACCGCCTTTCCTTCTGGCACTTGGAGAATCTCTGCTGGCACCGGATCTTCCA GAAGTGCCCCATCGATGTCATCCCCGCCTTGCCGCTCCTGCACAGGGAACACTGCCTTTTAGACGGCAGACCCCAAAGAGGCCCGGAGCGAGACCCTCCCCCATCCCGCCAACCCAGGGACCCTACCCCGAGA tcTCACTTGAACTCACTCTCTCCCAAAATAACCCCGCAGGAGGTCTTCTCTAATTCCATCGGAAAATTTTGGCAAATGGACATCACCTTTGGGATTGTAATTCTAACACAGGTTGGCATTGGGTTTTCAGCAAATGGATTCGTCTTCCTGTTTTATATCCACATTATCTGTGCCAAAACCCAACTGagctcctctgactccatccTTGTTCACCTGACCTTGGCCAACACCATCGTCCTTCTCACTGGGGGAGTCCTAAATCCTCTGGAAGTTTGGAGCCTGGGAAATTTCCTAGATGACATGGGATGCAAAATGGTCATGTACTTCTACCGAGTGGCCCGTGGACTGTCCATCTGCAGCACGTGCCTCCTGCGCGTCTATCAGGCTGTCACCATCAGCCCAAGAACCCACCGATGGGATAGACTTAAGGCTAAGTTACCCAACTTCGTCCTTTTCTCCTGCCTCATCCTCTGGATCTTCAATCCCCTCTTTGATTTTGGTG TGATGAACATGAGAGGTCCCTGGAATGGCTCCAATGTAAGAATCATGCTGGATTTTAAATATTGCACAGAGGTCCCTGTCAGTGTGACAACCAAATTGATAAATGCAGTTGTGGTCAGTACCTGGGATCTGTTGTTCATGGGCTTCATGAGCGTGGCCAGTTGCTTCACGGTGTCCATCTTGCACAGAATCCATCGGCAGGTCCGCCACCTCCACGGGCCCAGACGTCCACCGAAAGTGATGCCCGAGGTCAGGGCAGCCAAGTGGGTTCTTGTCCTTGTAGTGCTCTACGTCCTGTTGTATGGACGACAGACCATCATGTTCAGTGTTTTGCTAAACAGGAAAGAGAATTCTCCATGGCTGATGAATAGCCATGTGGCTTTTTCCCTGACCTTCTCAGCTGTGAGTCCATTCTTAATGATATCCAGTGACCGGAGAATAAGAACACTGTGGAAAAGAGAATCTCCTCTTTCCAACAAGGCTCCCTAG